A genome region from Erigeron canadensis isolate Cc75 chromosome 3, C_canadensis_v1, whole genome shotgun sequence includes the following:
- the LOC122594559 gene encoding fe(2+) transport protein 1-like, with the protein MAKLSVLIILSLLILSTITLPCLGTDSTGESSNTVPAECQKSGGGPCHNKTKSLKLKIIAVVAILITSMLGVTLPILAKSVPSLHPDKKLFVLVKAFASGVILATGYMHVLPDSFECLTSECLPEKPWSKFPFTTFIAMFSAVATLMIDSYAMSWYKKYGPSAHRQIISNKNPDPEIKNSGHSHSHADGLSTLDDPASQLRRYRVVAQVLELGIVVHSVVIGLSMGASDNLCTIRPLVAALCFHQFFEGMGLGGCILQANYEIKMKAILVFFFSITTPFGIALGIGLSNVYQENSPTALIVVGVLNAVSAGLLNYMALVDLLASDFMGKKLQNDMKLQAISYVAVVLGAGGMSVMAIWA; encoded by the exons ATGGCCAAACTCAGTGTCCTCATCATCCTTTCTCTTCTCATACTCTCTACCATTACACTTCCATGTCTCGGAACTGACTCGACCGGAGAATCATCCAACACGGTTCCAGCGGAATGCCAAAAGTCTGGCGGCGGTCCGTGCCATAACAAAACCAAATCTTTAAAGCTTAAAATAATCGCCGTTGTAGCAATCTTGATCACTAGTATGTTGGGTGTCACGCTACCTATACTTGCAAAGTCGGTACCCTCGTTACACCCCGATAAGAAGTTATTTGTGTTGGTTAAAGCGTTTGCTTCGGGTGTAATTCTCGCAACAGGGTACATGCATGTTTTACCCGATTCATTTGAATGTTTGACGTCCGAATGTTTGCCTGAAAAACCATGGAGCAAGTTTCCTTTTACTACTTTTATTGCAATGTTTTCTGCTGTCGCGACATTAATGATTGATTCATATGCAATGAGTTGGTATAAGAAGTATGGTCCTTCAGCCCATAGacaaataattagcaataagAACCCTGACCCGGAAATAAAAAATTCGGGTCATTCTCATTCCCATGCTGACGGTTTATCCACGCTTGATGATCCTGCATCACAGTTGAGGCGATACCGTGTGGTTGCTCAG GTATTGGAGCTAGGAATAGTGGTACATTCGGTTGTGATCGGGCTGTCGATGGGGGCATCAGATAATCTATGCACCATAAGACCTCTTGTGGCTGCTTTATGCTTCCATCAGTTCTTTGAAGGAATGGGCCTTGGTGGTTGCATTCTTCAG gcaaacTATGAGATAAAGATGAAGGCAATATTGGTGTTTTTCTTCTCGATAACGACTCCATTTGGGATTGCACTTGGGATCGGGCTGTCAAATGTGTATCAAGAGAATAGCCCGACGGCGTTGATTGTGGTGGGAGTGCTAAATGCGGTGTCAGCAGGGCTGCTGAATTACATGGCGCTGGTGGATCTGCTGGCATCGGATTTCATGGggaaaaaacttcaaaatgataTGAAACTTCAAGCAATTTCATATGTTGCAGTTGTTTTAGGTGCTGGAGGCATGTCCGTGATGGCTATTTGGgcataa